Proteins from one Limimonas halophila genomic window:
- the gspM gene encoding type II secretion system protein GspM, with protein MNRLPAWANRAAAVAVLVLLVAGLALGAVLPAVNSYQQARAELADAREMLARYRAVAEHGEAMRAAVDRLQKAQADSDLFVRGESDSLAAANLQQHLKSMVNEAGGNTQSVQSLSPQARDGLTRIGMRLKISATVRGLAEILERVETQRPLLFVRNLRVSGSLRQTDEGRPKMQPKLLVALTVAGFRLGGTS; from the coding sequence GTGAACCGCCTGCCGGCCTGGGCGAACCGCGCGGCGGCGGTGGCCGTCCTCGTGCTGCTTGTGGCGGGGCTGGCGCTGGGCGCCGTGCTTCCGGCGGTGAACAGCTACCAGCAGGCCCGCGCGGAGCTGGCGGACGCGCGCGAGATGCTGGCCCGCTACCGCGCCGTCGCCGAGCACGGCGAGGCCATGCGCGCGGCCGTCGACCGCCTGCAAAAGGCGCAGGCGGACAGCGACCTTTTCGTGCGCGGGGAGAGCGACTCCCTTGCCGCCGCCAACCTGCAGCAGCACCTCAAGAGCATGGTGAACGAGGCCGGCGGCAACACGCAGTCGGTGCAGAGCCTGTCGCCGCAGGCGCGCGACGGCCTCACCCGCATCGGCATGCGGCTGAAGATTTCGGCCACGGTGCGCGGGCTGGCCGAGATCCTGGAACGCGTGGAAACGCAGCGCCCGCTCCTGTTCGTGCGCAACCTGCGGGTCAGCGGCTCGCTGCGCCAGACGGACGAGGGCCGCCCGAAGATGCAGCCCAAGCTGCTGGTGGCGCTGACGGTGGCCGGTTTCCGGCTGGGAGGCACCTCATGA
- a CDS encoding PilN domain-containing protein has protein sequence MAVADSPLLALSGRFWRWWTGELRALVPARVRLTLARWRRTLALHVGDGEWTLSLHRGERRRELGSLPPADADPETAGTALREMIRGTAGSYDALAVRVPASRALHRTTHLPRAVRGNLVEAVGYDMDRQTPFTADEVYYAVADRGPDTSGEQIVTDLEVVRRADVDPALAALTAAGFTPDRVEVAGGGTGNLLPPEMRPDRGGPARRLTALAAAVALVLGTAAAYLPIHQLQTELARTERKLETVKRQAETVQALRSRAETLRARASDLVTRKQQQPMVTELVAELTRTLPYSAFLSTLQVDRQQVTLKGYARNASTLIGQLANMPQLTNVRFAAPVTEASRVAGVRVHIVADMAGPAGGAS, from the coding sequence ATGGCTGTGGCCGACTCGCCACTTCTGGCGCTGAGCGGGCGCTTCTGGCGCTGGTGGACGGGGGAGTTGCGTGCCCTCGTGCCGGCGCGCGTGCGGCTGACGCTGGCGCGCTGGCGGCGCACGCTGGCGCTCCACGTCGGCGACGGCGAGTGGACGCTCAGCCTGCACCGCGGGGAGCGCCGGCGCGAGCTGGGCAGCCTGCCGCCCGCCGACGCCGATCCCGAGACGGCCGGGACGGCGCTGCGCGAGATGATCCGCGGCACCGCCGGCAGCTACGACGCCCTGGCCGTGCGTGTGCCGGCCTCGCGGGCGCTGCACCGCACGACGCATCTGCCCAGGGCGGTGCGCGGCAACCTGGTCGAGGCGGTCGGCTACGACATGGACCGCCAGACCCCGTTCACGGCGGACGAGGTCTACTACGCCGTCGCCGACCGCGGCCCCGACACCTCGGGCGAGCAGATCGTCACCGACCTGGAGGTGGTGCGCCGCGCCGACGTGGACCCGGCGCTCGCCGCGCTCACGGCCGCTGGTTTCACGCCCGACCGCGTGGAGGTCGCCGGCGGCGGCACGGGCAACCTGCTGCCGCCGGAGATGCGGCCGGATCGCGGCGGCCCGGCGCGGCGGCTCACGGCCCTGGCGGCGGCGGTCGCGCTCGTGCTGGGAACGGCGGCGGCCTACCTGCCCATTCACCAGCTCCAGACCGAGCTGGCGCGCACCGAGCGCAAGTTGGAAACGGTCAAACGCCAGGCGGAGACGGTGCAGGCTCTGCGATCCCGGGCGGAAACGCTGCGCGCCCGCGCCAGCGATCTGGTCACGCGCAAGCAGCAGCAGCCGATGGTGACCGAGCTGGTCGCGGAGCTGACGCGCACCCTGCCCTACAGCGCCTTCCTCTCGACGCTCCAGGTCGACCGCCAGCAGGTGACGCTGAAGGGCTACGCCCGGAACGCCTCCACGCTGATCGGGCAGCTCGCAAACATGCCGCAGCTGACCAACGTGCGCTTCGCCGCCCCGGTGACCGAGGCCTCGCGGGTGGCGGGCGTGCGCGTCCACATTGTCGCGGACATGGCCGGACCGGCGGGAGGTGCCTCGTGA
- the gspE gene encoding type II secretion system ATPase GspE yields the protein MPESATLTDRDDQLAGRLLAAGRIEESALDRARRVAGSSGEGLPEVLLKLGLLGERDLARTLAEVHDCPLLGPDDFPAAPLYADKLSPRFLREARVLPVAEGEGTLHLAMADPGAGFAREAMALLAESPVTPCVAVPAELEQAIERLYAASEPAADAVADTLESSVEDDVARLRDMASEAPVIRLVNRLIQQAIEQRASDIHLEPFENRLRLRYRVDGVLREADAPALSMHAAVVSRIKIMARLDIAERRLPQDGRIKMAVRGSQVDLRISTIPTLHGESVVMRILDQDSVRLDFDALGVTGPARETLEELLARPNGILLVTGPTGSGKTTTLYTALKRLNADDRKILTVEDPIEYQLEGINQIQVKPSIGLDFAACLRAILRQDPDIILIGEIRDLETAQIAAQAALTGHLVLSTLHTNNAASTITRLLDMGVEEYLVTATVNGVAAQRLVRRLCPDCAEPYAVEPELAERLNLASVGGGPGSTLYKPVGCKRCNDTGYRGRASILETLTLDDALRRAVLRGTDASQLHRDAVASGLRTLYHDGLAKALAGTTSVDEVLRATRDT from the coding sequence ATGCCCGAGAGCGCGACCCTGACCGACCGCGACGACCAGCTCGCCGGGCGCCTGCTCGCCGCAGGCCGCATCGAGGAGTCCGCCCTGGACCGCGCGCGCCGCGTGGCGGGCAGCAGCGGCGAGGGCCTGCCCGAGGTGCTGCTCAAGCTGGGGCTGCTCGGGGAGCGCGACCTCGCGCGCACGCTCGCGGAAGTGCACGACTGCCCGCTTCTGGGACCGGACGACTTTCCCGCCGCGCCGCTCTACGCCGACAAGCTGAGCCCGCGCTTCCTGCGCGAGGCGCGCGTGCTGCCGGTGGCCGAGGGCGAGGGCACGCTGCACCTCGCGATGGCCGATCCGGGCGCCGGATTCGCACGAGAGGCGATGGCGCTGCTGGCCGAGTCCCCCGTCACGCCGTGCGTGGCGGTGCCGGCGGAGCTGGAACAGGCGATCGAGCGTCTCTACGCCGCCAGCGAGCCCGCCGCCGACGCCGTCGCGGACACCCTGGAAAGCAGCGTCGAGGACGATGTCGCCCGCCTGCGCGACATGGCCAGCGAGGCGCCCGTCATCCGGCTGGTCAACCGCCTGATCCAGCAGGCGATCGAGCAGCGCGCCTCCGACATCCACCTGGAGCCCTTCGAGAACCGCCTGCGCCTGCGCTACCGCGTGGACGGCGTGCTGCGCGAGGCCGACGCGCCGGCGCTGTCGATGCACGCGGCCGTGGTCTCACGCATCAAGATCATGGCGCGTCTGGACATCGCCGAACGCCGCCTGCCCCAGGACGGCCGCATCAAGATGGCCGTCCGCGGCAGCCAGGTGGACCTGCGCATCTCCACGATCCCCACGCTCCACGGCGAGAGCGTGGTCATGCGCATCCTGGATCAGGACAGCGTGCGCCTGGACTTCGACGCGCTCGGCGTCACCGGCCCCGCGCGCGAGACGCTGGAGGAGCTGCTGGCGCGGCCCAACGGCATCCTGCTGGTGACCGGCCCCACCGGCAGCGGCAAGACGACGACGCTCTACACCGCGCTGAAGCGGCTCAACGCCGACGACCGCAAAATCCTCACGGTCGAGGACCCGATCGAGTACCAGCTGGAAGGCATCAATCAGATCCAGGTCAAGCCGAGCATCGGGCTGGACTTCGCCGCCTGCCTGCGCGCCATCCTGCGCCAGGACCCGGACATCATCCTGATCGGCGAGATCCGCGACCTGGAAACCGCGCAGATCGCGGCACAGGCGGCGCTGACGGGGCACCTGGTGCTGTCCACGCTGCACACCAACAACGCCGCCAGCACGATCACGCGCCTGCTCGACATGGGCGTGGAGGAATACCTCGTTACCGCGACGGTCAACGGCGTCGCGGCGCAGCGCCTGGTGCGCCGGCTGTGCCCGGACTGCGCCGAGCCCTACGCCGTCGAGCCCGAACTGGCCGAGCGCCTCAACCTGGCCAGCGTGGGCGGCGGGCCCGGCAGCACCCTCTACAAACCGGTCGGGTGCAAGCGCTGCAACGACACCGGCTACCGCGGACGCGCAAGCATTCTGGAGACGCTGACGCTGGACGACGCGCTGCGCCGGGCCGTTTTGCGCGGCACCGACGCCAGCCAGCTGCACCGCGACGCCGTGGCCTCGGGGCTGCGCACGCTGTATCACGATGGCCTGGCGAAGGCGCTGGCGGGCACGACCTCGGTGGACGAGGTGCTGCGCGCCACGCGCGATACATGA
- a CDS encoding type II secretion system F family protein yields the protein MPRFHYRAVNSAGETVRGEMEAGDRAGLVRALRDQGYMPVHTEKRTGPARAGGGKTRGRRARRGRITQQGLALFTRELATLLGAGLPIDRALATVAGQSEAGGMAHVAQGLLDAVRGGAGLADAMQRQPGVFPAFYVGLVRAGEAGGTLHEVLTNLADAQEQAESLRQEIRSALNYPMLVLIAAGAAIVILLAAVVPEFKPLFANSGDALPWSARAVLAVSEAFRAYWWALPVAVLAAVLLAAQARRSPRVRAARDAWAMRLPGIAPLIRKIEAARFARALGTLLRNGVDAATAIDMAVDTVGNTRLAQLLGSAGKQLRRGEGLAQPLAAANAFPPLATQLMEAGEQSGHLDRMLLTVAGIYDQEVRRDTQRLLQLLVPMVTLLLGVVVAAIMGAILSAILSSYQIPGA from the coding sequence ATGCCGCGTTTCCACTACCGCGCCGTGAACAGCGCCGGCGAAACCGTCCGCGGCGAGATGGAGGCCGGGGACCGCGCCGGGCTCGTGCGCGCGCTGCGCGATCAGGGCTACATGCCGGTGCACACGGAAAAGCGCACCGGGCCGGCCCGCGCGGGCGGCGGCAAGACGCGGGGCCGGCGGGCGCGGCGCGGCCGCATCACGCAGCAAGGGCTGGCGCTGTTCACGCGCGAGTTGGCGACGCTGCTGGGCGCGGGCCTCCCCATCGACCGCGCGCTCGCCACCGTGGCCGGGCAGAGCGAGGCCGGCGGCATGGCCCACGTCGCCCAGGGGCTGCTGGACGCGGTGCGCGGCGGCGCGGGGCTGGCGGATGCCATGCAGCGCCAGCCGGGCGTTTTCCCGGCCTTCTACGTCGGCCTCGTGCGCGCGGGCGAGGCCGGGGGCACACTCCACGAGGTGCTGACCAACCTCGCCGACGCACAGGAACAGGCCGAAAGCCTGCGCCAGGAGATCCGCTCCGCGCTCAACTACCCCATGCTGGTGCTGATCGCGGCGGGCGCGGCCATCGTCATCCTGCTGGCGGCCGTGGTGCCGGAATTCAAGCCGCTCTTCGCCAACTCGGGCGACGCCCTGCCCTGGTCGGCGCGCGCGGTGCTGGCGGTGTCCGAGGCCTTCCGCGCCTACTGGTGGGCGCTGCCCGTGGCGGTGCTCGCGGCGGTGCTCCTGGCCGCCCAGGCCCGGCGCAGCCCGCGCGTGCGCGCGGCCCGCGACGCCTGGGCCATGCGGCTGCCGGGGATCGCGCCCCTGATCCGCAAGATCGAGGCGGCGCGCTTCGCCCGCGCCCTGGGCACGCTGCTGCGCAACGGCGTGGACGCGGCGACGGCCATCGACATGGCGGTGGACACCGTGGGCAACACGCGCCTGGCGCAGTTGCTCGGCTCGGCGGGCAAGCAGCTGCGGCGCGGCGAGGGGCTGGCGCAGCCGCTGGCGGCGGCGAACGCCTTTCCCCCGCTGGCGACGCAGTTGATGGAAGCGGGCGAGCAGAGCGGCCACCTGGACCGCATGCTGCTCACGGTCGCCGGCATCTACGACCAGGAGGTGCGCCGCGACACCCAGCGGCTGCTCCAACTCCTGGTTCCCATGGTCACGCTGCTGCTGGGCGTGGTGGTGGCCGCCATCATGGGCGCCATCCTCTCCGCGATCCTCAGCTCGTATCAGATTCCGGGCGCATAG
- a CDS encoding GspH/FimT family pseudopilin has translation MVERRRRRHFLNPVGQHGFTLIELLVVLAVMGLIAALASPQLQRVLPGVEMDAEARTLAAALRETRARAVRTGRPAALTLDLRARQYAVPGDPPHALPEGIAVDAVTAVSTVAEGGRRVAYRFFPDGTALGGRITLTRGGEALTVGVDWMTGRVSIADG, from the coding sequence TTGGTCGAGCGGCGACGACGGCGCCACTTCCTGAACCCGGTCGGGCAGCACGGCTTCACGCTCATCGAGCTGCTGGTGGTGCTGGCCGTCATGGGCCTGATCGCGGCGCTCGCCTCGCCGCAGCTTCAGCGCGTCCTGCCCGGGGTGGAGATGGACGCCGAGGCGCGCACGCTCGCCGCTGCGCTGCGGGAAACGCGGGCGCGGGCCGTGCGCACGGGCCGGCCGGCGGCGCTGACGCTGGACCTGCGCGCGCGCCAGTACGCCGTGCCGGGCGATCCGCCGCACGCCCTGCCCGAGGGCATCGCCGTCGACGCGGTCACGGCGGTGAGCACCGTGGCGGAGGGCGGCCGGCGCGTGGCCTATCGCTTCTTTCCCGACGGCACGGCGCTCGGCGGGCGCATCACCCTCACGCGCGGGGGCGAGGCGCTGACCGTCGGCGTCGACTGGATGACGGGGCGGGTGAGCATTGCGGACGGCTGA
- a CDS encoding type IV pilus modification PilV family protein → MRTADHRHGPGRHGFTLMEVLVALTILAVGLTALFRAFGTGVRGVEASGDRAHLLAAARSRMADVGAGIPLQPGTYSGESAAGRWRVRVTPYDGTGAPARTRLTRLMRVQLVVVGPDGSRQHLSTLRLAPRGRP, encoded by the coding sequence TTGCGGACGGCTGACCACCGGCACGGTCCGGGCCGGCACGGCTTCACGCTCATGGAGGTCCTGGTCGCGCTGACCATCCTGGCGGTGGGGCTGACGGCGCTCTTCCGCGCCTTCGGCACGGGCGTGCGCGGTGTCGAGGCCAGCGGCGACCGCGCCCATCTGCTCGCCGCCGCGCGCAGCCGCATGGCGGATGTGGGCGCGGGCATCCCGCTGCAACCCGGCACCTACAGTGGCGAGAGCGCGGCCGGCCGCTGGCGCGTGCGGGTCACACCCTATGACGGGACGGGCGCGCCCGCGCGCACGCGCCTGACCCGGCTGATGCGCGTCCAGCTCGTGGTCGTGGGGCCGGACGGCAGCCGCCAGCACCTGAGCACGCTGCGCCTCGCGCCTCGGGGACGGCCATGA
- a CDS encoding multicopper oxidase family protein — translation MFKRRDALKFGLAAAGTGLASPHAFAAANHARRPFNQEGLVFPDTRTPSVVARPSPEARSFVTPLFVLPDAREAAEVRQTDLDPPPDPDRHQRYHDFVPQRYFRETFREKRWQYHIDPPYNQGSIHIGWDAGHDIPIRPGDDRSSNPVEPGFFVPGQVYRVFYDEPIFVRRVNDMPPIGEHRVVFTNPSFTVHLHNAHTASESDGIPTDYFNPGEFWDYHYGNFPAGFDEREKLTSLWYHDHRLDFTATNVYGGISAPYLLFDEFDSNDERDPNPNASRLPSGPEFDIPLIVHDVQFDENGQVVWDFGTPSTQQFDDLGEELFPSFQHTTFGMLGDQLTVNRKIRPFHDVKQRKYRLRIYNGGPSRLYRFSFQVRDANGNFKRGPVPVIQLTEDGNFFDEPKTVEEVELWVANRADVVIDFSEFEAGDQVILTNHLEMRSTGEGPSGRRLELGDPLSEVMMFQVGEEQPEDPSRVPQKLRKQPTIDFREVRRERLFTFDYDNGLFTVDGRLMDPNRVDAAIEQGSAEIWTFRNEGLSWGHPIHTHFEEFQIFEVNGQPITPTNVRDAKKDVVRLGPGDEIKFFGRWRDFFGRHVMHCHNVVHEDHAMMIRWDIVPPGQGD, via the coding sequence ATGTTCAAGAGGCGAGACGCCCTCAAATTCGGCCTGGCTGCTGCCGGCACCGGGCTGGCGTCGCCGCATGCGTTCGCCGCTGCCAACCACGCACGGCGGCCCTTCAATCAGGAAGGGCTGGTGTTTCCGGACACGCGAACGCCTTCCGTCGTTGCGCGGCCGAGCCCGGAGGCTCGCAGCTTCGTGACGCCGCTGTTCGTGCTTCCCGACGCCCGCGAGGCGGCGGAAGTGCGGCAGACCGACCTGGATCCGCCGCCGGATCCGGATCGCCACCAGCGCTACCACGACTTCGTGCCGCAGCGGTACTTCCGCGAGACGTTCCGCGAGAAGCGCTGGCAGTACCACATCGACCCGCCGTACAATCAGGGCTCGATCCACATCGGCTGGGACGCCGGTCACGACATCCCGATCCGGCCGGGCGACGATCGCTCGTCCAACCCCGTCGAGCCGGGCTTCTTCGTGCCGGGTCAAGTCTACCGGGTGTTCTACGACGAGCCGATCTTCGTGCGCCGCGTGAACGACATGCCGCCGATCGGCGAGCATCGCGTGGTGTTCACGAACCCCTCGTTCACGGTTCACCTGCACAACGCGCACACGGCGTCGGAGTCCGACGGCATCCCGACGGACTACTTCAACCCCGGTGAGTTCTGGGACTACCACTACGGCAACTTCCCGGCCGGCTTCGACGAGCGCGAGAAGCTGACGTCGCTGTGGTACCACGACCACCGTCTGGACTTTACGGCGACCAACGTCTACGGCGGCATCTCGGCGCCGTACCTGCTGTTCGACGAGTTCGACTCGAACGACGAGCGCGATCCCAATCCGAACGCCTCGCGCCTGCCGAGCGGGCCGGAGTTCGACATCCCGCTGATCGTGCACGACGTGCAGTTCGACGAGAACGGCCAGGTCGTGTGGGACTTCGGCACGCCCTCGACCCAGCAGTTCGACGATCTGGGTGAGGAGCTGTTCCCCAGCTTCCAGCACACCACCTTCGGTATGCTGGGCGACCAGCTCACGGTGAACCGCAAGATCCGGCCGTTCCACGACGTCAAGCAGCGCAAGTACCGCCTGCGCATCTACAACGGCGGTCCCAGCCGGCTGTACCGCTTCAGCTTCCAGGTCCGGGACGCCAACGGCAACTTCAAGCGCGGCCCGGTTCCGGTCATCCAGCTGACCGAGGACGGCAACTTCTTCGACGAGCCCAAGACCGTCGAGGAGGTCGAGCTGTGGGTCGCCAACCGCGCCGATGTCGTCATCGACTTCTCCGAATTCGAGGCCGGCGATCAGGTGATCCTCACCAACCATCTGGAGATGCGCTCCACGGGCGAGGGTCCGAGCGGCCGGCGTCTGGAGCTGGGTGACCCGCTGTCCGAGGTCATGATGTTCCAGGTGGGCGAGGAGCAGCCCGAGGATCCGAGCCGTGTGCCGCAGAAGCTGCGCAAGCAGCCGACGATCGACTTCCGCGAGGTGCGCCGCGAGCGGCTGTTCACCTTCGATTACGACAACGGCCTGTTCACGGTCGACGGCCGCCTGATGGATCCCAACCGCGTGGACGCGGCGATCGAGCAGGGCTCGGCCGAGATCTGGACGTTCCGCAACGAAGGCCTGTCGTGGGGTCACCCGATCCACACGCACTTCGAGGAATTCCAGATCTTCGAGGTCAACGGCCAGCCGATCACGCCGACGAACGTGCGTGACGCCAAGAAGGACGTCGTCCGCCTCGGCCCGGGCGACGAGATCAAGTTCTTCGGTCGCTGGCGCGACTTCTTCGGCCGGCACGTCATGCACTGCCACAACGTCGTCCACGAAGACCACGCCATGATGATCCGGTGGGACATCGTGCCGCCGGGGCAGGGCGATTGA
- the gspG gene encoding type II secretion system major pseudopilin GspG, with product MARQTQRRTERGFTLIELLVVLVILGLVSAFAAPRVLQYLSSAKRDTAEIQIERLSEVLDLYKLEVGQYPTSDQGLEALIEKPAGVSGWNGPYLKKGREMLTDPWGNRYQYRRPGEHGAFDLFSYGADGEPGGQGENADVTNWSSGDDGATS from the coding sequence ATGGCACGGCAGACGCAACGACGCACCGAGCGCGGCTTCACGCTCATTGAGCTGCTGGTGGTGCTGGTGATCCTGGGGCTGGTGTCGGCCTTCGCCGCACCGCGCGTGCTCCAGTACCTCTCCAGCGCCAAGCGCGACACCGCCGAGATCCAGATCGAGCGCCTGAGCGAGGTGCTGGACCTCTACAAACTGGAAGTCGGGCAGTATCCGACGAGCGATCAGGGGCTGGAAGCGCTGATCGAAAAGCCCGCGGGCGTGTCGGGCTGGAACGGCCCCTACCTCAAGAAGGGGCGCGAGATGCTCACCGACCCCTGGGGCAATCGCTACCAGTACCGCCGCCCCGGCGAGCACGGCGCCTTCGACCTCTTCTCCTACGGCGCCGACGGCGAACCCGGCGGCCAGGGCGAGAATGCGGACGTGACCAATTGGTCGAGCGGCGACGACGGCGCCACTTCCTGA
- a CDS encoding prepilin-type N-terminal cleavage/methylation domain-containing protein: protein MTRRGQHGFTLIELLVALTLLGLLSVGLFGGLSLGARTWSAGGERLAEANDAVTVRRFLRHRLQQAKPLSFRDGDTATPVFRGGPHRLRFAASWPAHLGRGGVYVFDLRRAANGPGVDLDWAMFRPGGPQVVAGARERPRRLFTDAESLTFRYYGRRGEGDRLQWHATWRGTTRLPRAIEIRVNGGLDGRWPPLRVRVAGAAGGFGGDGGG from the coding sequence ATGACGCGGCGCGGCCAGCACGGCTTCACGCTCATCGAGCTGCTGGTGGCCCTAACCCTGCTGGGGCTGCTGTCGGTGGGGTTGTTCGGCGGGCTCAGCCTGGGCGCGCGCACCTGGAGCGCGGGCGGCGAGCGCTTGGCCGAAGCCAACGACGCCGTCACCGTGCGCCGCTTCCTGCGCCACCGCCTGCAACAGGCCAAGCCGCTGAGTTTTCGCGACGGCGACACGGCCACGCCCGTCTTCCGCGGCGGGCCGCACCGGCTGCGCTTCGCCGCCTCCTGGCCCGCGCACCTCGGCCGCGGCGGCGTCTACGTCTTCGACCTGCGCCGCGCGGCGAACGGGCCGGGCGTGGACCTGGACTGGGCGATGTTCCGCCCCGGCGGGCCGCAGGTGGTCGCGGGCGCGCGCGAACGCCCGCGCCGGTTGTTCACCGATGCGGAAAGCCTCACGTTTCGGTACTATGGCCGCCGGGGTGAAGGGGATCGCCTGCAATGGCACGCGACGTGGCGGGGAACGACGCGCTTGCCGCGCGCCATCGAGATCCGCGTGAACGGCGGCTTGGACGGTCGCTGGCCGCCGCTTCGCGTGCGCGTCGCGGGCGCCGCCGGCGGCTTCGGCGGCGACGGCGGCGGTTAA